One Ricinus communis isolate WT05 ecotype wild-type chromosome 1, ASM1957865v1, whole genome shotgun sequence DNA window includes the following coding sequences:
- the LOC107262576 gene encoding methylsterol monooxygenase 1-2-like isoform X2, translating into MLPYQNLGEAEAALGRELTLAEKLWFTYSANKPDYILHYHNILFLIIFYSIFPLPYVLMELSGSQKLGRYKTQPQIKKSFSDMFRCYKHVVLTFLLAVGPVQVITYPTIKWIGIRTDLAIPTGWELFWQLLVYFLIEDYFNYWIHRLLHCKWGYEKIHHVHHEYKAPIALAAPYAHWAEILILGIPSFLGPALVPGHIITYWLWFILRQLEAIETHSGYDIPWSPTKYIPFYGGAEYHDYHHYVGGRSHNNFASVFTYCDYIYGTDSGYRYHRSTLKKEI; encoded by the exons ATGCTGCCTTATCAGAATTTGGGAGAAGCAGAGGCAGCTTTAGGTAGAGAGCTGACCTTAGCTGAGAAATTATGGTTTACTTACTCAGCTAATAAACCTGACTATATTCTTCATTATCACAACATccttttcttgatcatcttctaCTCCATATTTCCTTTACCTTATGTGTTGATGGAGCTAAGTGGATCCCAGAAATTGGGAAGGTACAAGACTCAGCCCCAAATCAAGAAATCATTTTCCGACATGTTCAGATGCTACAAACATGTCGTGCTTACTTTTCTTCTTGCTGTTGGCCCTGTCCAAGTTATTACTTATCCTACCATTaag TGGATTGGCATCAGAACTGATTTGGCAATTCCCACAGGGTGGGAACTATTTTGGCAATTACTGGTGTATTTTCTGATAGAGGACTACTTTAATTATTGGATACACAGATTGCTACATTGTAAATGGGGATACGAGAAGATCCATCATGTTCACCATGAATACAAAGCTCCAATAGCACTAGCAGCACCGTATGCACATTGGGCTGAGATTTTGATACTTGGGATCCCTTCATTTCTTGGTCCTGCTTTAGTTCCTGGACACATTATCACTTATTGGCTATGGTTCATTTTGAGGCAACTGGAAGCTATTGAGACTCATAGCGG ATATGATATTCCATGGAGTCCTACAAAATATATTCCATTTTATGGAGGGGCAGAGTATCACGACTATCATCATTATGTTGGAGGCCGAAGTCATAACAACTTTGCATCAGTTTTCACATACTGTGATTATATTTATGGAACTGATAGT GGCTACCGGTACCACAGGTCCACCCTCAAAAAG GAAATTTGA
- the LOC107262576 gene encoding methylsterol monooxygenase 1-1-like isoform X1 yields MLPYQNLGEAEAALGRELTLAEKLWFTYSANKPDYILHYHNILFLIIFYSIFPLPYVLMELSGSQKLGRYKTQPQIKKSFSDMFRCYKHVVLTFLLAVGPVQVITYPTIKWIGIRTDLAIPTGWELFWQLLVYFLIEDYFNYWIHRLLHCKWGYEKIHHVHHEYKAPIALAAPYAHWAEILILGIPSFLGPALVPGHIITYWLWFILRQLEAIETHSGYDIPWSPTKYIPFYGGAEYHDYHHYVGGRSHNNFASVFTYCDYIYGTDSGYRYHRSTLKKYHKFTLDSFWSTWGCGELAYVPMHFPSKIVNEFVML; encoded by the exons ATGCTGCCTTATCAGAATTTGGGAGAAGCAGAGGCAGCTTTAGGTAGAGAGCTGACCTTAGCTGAGAAATTATGGTTTACTTACTCAGCTAATAAACCTGACTATATTCTTCATTATCACAACATccttttcttgatcatcttctaCTCCATATTTCCTTTACCTTATGTGTTGATGGAGCTAAGTGGATCCCAGAAATTGGGAAGGTACAAGACTCAGCCCCAAATCAAGAAATCATTTTCCGACATGTTCAGATGCTACAAACATGTCGTGCTTACTTTTCTTCTTGCTGTTGGCCCTGTCCAAGTTATTACTTATCCTACCATTaag TGGATTGGCATCAGAACTGATTTGGCAATTCCCACAGGGTGGGAACTATTTTGGCAATTACTGGTGTATTTTCTGATAGAGGACTACTTTAATTATTGGATACACAGATTGCTACATTGTAAATGGGGATACGAGAAGATCCATCATGTTCACCATGAATACAAAGCTCCAATAGCACTAGCAGCACCGTATGCACATTGGGCTGAGATTTTGATACTTGGGATCCCTTCATTTCTTGGTCCTGCTTTAGTTCCTGGACACATTATCACTTATTGGCTATGGTTCATTTTGAGGCAACTGGAAGCTATTGAGACTCATAGCGG ATATGATATTCCATGGAGTCCTACAAAATATATTCCATTTTATGGAGGGGCAGAGTATCACGACTATCATCATTATGTTGGAGGCCGAAGTCATAACAACTTTGCATCAGTTTTCACATACTGTGATTATATTTATGGAACTGATAGT GGCTACCGGTACCACAGGTCCACCCTCAAAAAG TATCACAAATTCACTTTGGATAGCTTTTGGAGTACGTGGGGATGTGGAGAACTTGCGTATGTTCCTATGCATTTTCCTTCCAAAATAGTAAATGAATTTGTGATGTTATAA